The Phoenix dactylifera cultivar Barhee BC4 chromosome 9, palm_55x_up_171113_PBpolish2nd_filt_p, whole genome shotgun sequence genome window below encodes:
- the LOC103723583 gene encoding uncharacterized protein LOC103723583: MMKSMEEDEVHERPAELPAENRTRSPPRPRLSQSRLHNFSFPTLSWGRHKLLRCMNLNGGAAGENAGSVAPATAQHDTRAGQKRPVSSSSPDKSRPPWAPPEARDSKEADERSPEEGEGEESSSSAAAAAAAAMRPWNLRTRRAACSAPGENGWPRNPNSAAGPSSPPAAENSNLVAKPVRLRSDSAEKGERRKFAISLSREEIEEDFLLFKGTKPPRRPKKRQRIAQKQLDSLFPGLWLSEVTLDSYKIDE; encoded by the exons ATGATGAAATCGATGGAGGAGGATGAGGTTCATGAGAGGCCGGCGGAGCTGCCTGCGGAGAACCGTACCCGCTCGCCGCCGCGGCCGCGGCTCTCGCAGTCCCGCCTCCATAACTTCTCCTTCCCGACCCTCAGCTGGGGGCGCCACAAGCTCCTGAGGTGCATGAACCTCAACGGCGGTGCCGCCGGCGAGAACGCCGGGTCGGTGGCTCCGGCAACCGCGCAGCACGACACCCGAGCTGGCCAGAAGCGGccggtctcctcctcctccccggaTAAATCCCGCCCTCCGTGGGCGCCTCCGGAGGCGAGGGACTCCAAGGAGGCCGATGAAAGATCTCCGGaggaaggggagggggaggagtcctcctcttctgctgctgctgcggcGGCAGCGGCCATGAGGCCGTGGAATCTGAGAACGAGGAGGGCTGCCTGCAGTGCTCCGGGGGAGAACGGGTGGCCCCGGAACCCCAATTCGGCTGCTGGGCCGTCGTCTCCGCCGGCGGCCGAGAACAGCAACCTGGTAGCAAAGCCGGTCAGGCTGAGATCAGATAGCGCCGAGAAGGGGGAGCGGCGGAAGTTTGCGATCTCGCTGTCTCGCGAggagattgaagaggactttttGTTGTTCAAGGGGACGAAGCCCCCTCGGAGGCCTAAGAAGAGGCAGAGGATCGCTCAGAAGCAGCTAGAC TCTCTTTTCCCTGGTTTGTGGCTATCCGAGGTAACTCTGGATTCGTACAAAATTGATGAGTAA
- the LOC103723584 gene encoding uncharacterized protein LOC103723584 → MVISAETGSRPPDPPSAAATGPSRGGEAQGNLLHNFSFPVLKTWGNQRLLRCMNLNREGDIIGGGRGTAAESGGPRIRALPAGAEGDAGLEEVREKLLAHLHEAEDRMKLVVPPPSRVGSPEKPEPDPEPKQEPSSSAAVVRPWNLRTRRPGSRSRIGMERHLSVSPHRPPAAAERRTVRLRSEDTDRRDRPKFSITLTVEEIEEDIYAVTGSRPRRRPKRRPRVVQKQLDALFPGSWLSEITADTYRVPE, encoded by the exons ATGGTGATCTCGGCAGAGACGGGTTCGAGGCCGCCGGATCCCCCGTCGGCGGCCGCTACGGGGCCCTCGAGAGGGGGGGAGGCGCAGGGTAATCTGCTCCACAACTTCTCCTTTCCGGTTCTGAAGACGTGGGGAAACCAGCGGCTCCTCCGCTGCATGAACTTGAATCGTGAAGGGGATATCATCGGCGGAGGCCGGGGAACGGCGGCCGAGAGCGGGGGACCGCGGATCCGAGCTCTGCCGGCGGGCGCCGAGGGCGACGCGGGGCTGGAGGAGGTCAGGGAGAAGCTCCTCGCTCACCTCCACGAGGCGGAGGACCGGATGAAGCTCGTGGTCCCTCCTCCTTCCAGGGTCGGGTCGCCGGAGAAGCCGGAGCCGGATCCGGAGCCCAAGCAGGAGCCTTCTTCGTCGGCGGCGGTGGTGAGGCCGTGGAATCTGAGGACTAGGAGGCCGGGGTCCAGGTCTCGGATTGGGATGGAGCGACACCTGAGCGTCTCTCCTCACCGGCccccggcggcggcggagaggaGGACGGTCCGGCTTAGGTCGGAGGACACAGACCGGAGGGACCGGCCCAAGTTCTCGATCACGCTCACGGTGGAGGAGATCGAGGAGGACATCTACGCGGTGACGGGATCCCGCCCTCGCCGCCGGCCCAAAAGGCGCCCTCGCGTCGTCCAGAAACAGCTCGAC GCGTTGTTCCCCGGTTCGTGGTTGTCGGAGATAACGGCGGACACGTACCGGGTTCCGGAATAG